One window of the Methyloceanibacter stevinii genome contains the following:
- the pepN gene encoding aminopeptidase N, with protein sequence MNDQSRTTKFLKDYAPPEYLIKDVALDASLAPKGARVSSRISIEPNAGTVAGTPLVLDGEALTLESIALNGQELEAGRYTLSPGKLTIANPPVGSFTLDIVTRCNPEANLELSGLYLSSGTYCTQCEPEGFRRITYFIDRPDVLATYTVRLEADRKSVPVLLSNGNPVDAGEIEGTGRHYAIWHDPHPKPSYLFALVGGNLASIHDTFTTASGREVALGIYVEPGKEDRCDWAMESLKRAMRWDEERFGLEYDLDVFNIVAVSDFNMGAMENKGLNIFNDKLVLARPDTASDADYTSIESVIAHEYFHNWTGNRVTCRDWFQLCLKEGLTVFRDQEFTDDVRMGPVMRILTARLLKARQFPEDAGPLAHPVRPASYIEINNFYTATVYEKGAELCRMLQTLIGKDAFRQGIALYFERNDGTAATVEDFVSAMADASGRDLTQFMRWYTQSGTPEIACSLDYDPHAKTARLKVNQVVPPTPGQSSKEPMHIPLKVGLIGANGDELPLKLNGETVPGGLLEVTEREQVFEFEDIPAPPTPSILRDFSAPVRVTTSLKPEQIEFLMIHDADPFNRWQAAQTYATDLIATAARDGLDLGPVSGPQAARLAQALEPGLRDETLAPTYRAETLKLPSESDIARELGRNVDTDAILAARDTLRKTLSEAMADTLSAIYAATATDDAFSPDPDSAGRRALRNAALDLMTATGTQEAIDRALRHYRNATNMTDSIMALSVLSHIPSDECDEALDDFYTRWQGDALVLDKWFAVQARAGRPDSVATVHRLLGHPKFSLKNPNRVRALIGSFAMGNPSGFNRADGAGYAFLAQQALKIDGFNPHVAARLLGAFESWKTLEPGRQAHAKKALQGLSSAELSTDAYEIVTKTLGSA encoded by the coding sequence ATGAACGACCAGAGCCGCACCACGAAGTTCCTCAAGGACTATGCGCCGCCGGAGTACCTGATCAAGGACGTGGCGCTCGACGCAAGCCTGGCACCGAAGGGCGCACGCGTCTCCTCACGGATCTCCATCGAACCCAACGCGGGAACCGTGGCCGGAACCCCGCTGGTCCTGGATGGCGAGGCGCTGACGCTCGAAAGCATCGCGCTCAACGGCCAGGAGCTCGAGGCCGGCCGGTATACGCTGTCCCCCGGCAAACTTACGATCGCCAACCCGCCCGTCGGATCCTTCACGCTAGACATCGTCACGCGCTGCAACCCCGAAGCGAACTTGGAACTGTCGGGCCTGTACCTGTCCAGCGGCACCTATTGCACCCAGTGTGAGCCCGAAGGTTTCCGGCGCATCACCTATTTCATCGACCGTCCCGATGTGCTCGCGACATACACCGTGCGTCTCGAGGCGGACCGCAAGTCCGTGCCCGTGCTGCTGTCGAACGGCAACCCCGTGGATGCCGGCGAGATCGAAGGGACCGGGCGGCACTACGCCATCTGGCACGATCCCCATCCGAAGCCCTCCTATCTCTTCGCGCTGGTCGGCGGGAACCTTGCGTCGATCCACGACACCTTCACAACGGCCTCGGGCCGCGAAGTCGCGCTCGGAATCTATGTCGAGCCCGGCAAGGAAGATCGCTGCGACTGGGCGATGGAATCGCTGAAGCGCGCCATGCGCTGGGACGAGGAACGCTTCGGCCTCGAATACGATCTCGACGTGTTCAACATCGTCGCCGTGTCCGACTTCAACATGGGCGCGATGGAGAACAAGGGCCTCAATATCTTCAACGACAAGCTTGTGCTCGCACGGCCCGATACGGCGAGCGACGCGGACTACACATCCATCGAGAGCGTGATCGCGCACGAGTATTTCCACAACTGGACCGGCAACCGGGTCACCTGCCGGGACTGGTTCCAGCTTTGCCTGAAAGAAGGTCTGACGGTGTTCCGCGATCAGGAGTTCACGGACGATGTCCGCATGGGACCTGTGATGCGCATTCTCACCGCGCGTCTCCTTAAGGCTCGTCAGTTCCCGGAGGATGCCGGCCCCCTCGCCCACCCGGTGCGTCCCGCCTCGTATATCGAGATCAACAATTTCTACACGGCGACGGTCTACGAGAAGGGCGCAGAACTCTGCCGCATGCTGCAGACGCTGATCGGCAAGGACGCCTTCCGCCAGGGCATCGCGTTGTACTTCGAACGCAATGACGGCACCGCGGCGACCGTCGAAGACTTCGTCTCGGCCATGGCCGATGCCTCCGGCCGCGACCTCACCCAGTTCATGCGCTGGTATACGCAGAGCGGAACGCCGGAGATCGCGTGTAGCCTCGACTACGATCCGCACGCCAAGACGGCGCGGCTGAAAGTGAACCAGGTCGTCCCGCCGACGCCGGGCCAAAGCAGCAAGGAGCCGATGCATATCCCGCTCAAAGTGGGTCTGATCGGCGCCAATGGCGACGAACTGCCCCTCAAGCTGAACGGCGAAACGGTCCCCGGCGGCCTGCTGGAAGTCACCGAACGGGAACAGGTGTTCGAGTTCGAGGACATCCCTGCGCCGCCGACACCCTCGATCTTACGGGATTTCTCCGCGCCCGTGCGTGTGACCACCAGCCTGAAGCCTGAGCAGATCGAATTCCTGATGATCCACGATGCCGATCCGTTCAACCGCTGGCAGGCTGCCCAGACCTACGCCACGGATCTGATTGCCACGGCGGCGCGTGACGGGCTCGACCTTGGACCCGTCAGCGGACCACAGGCCGCACGGCTTGCGCAGGCACTGGAACCGGGCCTGCGCGACGAGACCTTGGCGCCGACCTATCGCGCGGAAACGTTGAAACTGCCGAGCGAGTCGGACATTGCCCGCGAGCTTGGGCGCAACGTCGACACGGATGCGATCTTGGCGGCCCGCGACACGCTGCGGAAGACTCTCAGCGAGGCCATGGCAGACACGTTGTCGGCAATCTACGCGGCCACCGCGACGGACGACGCCTTCTCACCCGACCCGGACAGCGCCGGACGGCGCGCGCTGCGCAACGCCGCGCTCGATTTGATGACGGCCACGGGCACGCAAGAAGCCATCGACCGCGCGCTACGGCACTATCGCAACGCGACCAACATGACCGACTCCATCATGGCCCTGTCGGTCCTGTCGCATATCCCCTCAGACGAGTGCGACGAAGCGCTCGACGACTTCTACACGCGCTGGCAGGGCGATGCGCTTGTGCTCGACAAATGGTTCGCGGTGCAGGCGCGCGCAGGCAGGCCGGACTCGGTCGCTACCGTGCACCGTCTCCTCGGCCATCCGAAGTTCTCTTTGAAGAACCCGAACCGCGTTCGGGCGCTGATCGGCTCATTCGCCATGGGCAATCCGTCCGGCTTCAACCGGGCCGACGGCGCGGGCTACGCGTTCCTCGCCCAGCAAGCCCTCAAGATCGATGGCTTCAACCCGCATGTCGCCGCGCGCCTGCTCGGCGCTTTCGAGAGCTGGAAAACGCTCGAGCCTGGGCGGCAAGCCCATGCCAAGAAAGCCCTTCAGGGGCTGTCGAGCGCCGAACTGTCCACCGACGCCTACGAGATCGTCACCAAGACGCTGGGCAGCGCCTAG
- a CDS encoding PAS domain-containing sensor histidine kinase — translation MGADAGVMRVTLNDGTDALVTVRNVPRTDAQLTLIQPVASALAGWRSSAVIEIVLLVCGGLVLALFAGAFWYLTPFGKTRDSDSLTRELTQALPGCGVWRWNLARGHVEWSPPMYALLGLEPSSEIVSYGMLAERLHREDDLRAELDRLMREGIDLFDQCFRLRHADGHWATIRLRGHITRDTATGEPYLTGMAVLADPNAVPGAADANARLRDAVETISEAFVLWDNHNKLVMCNTKYQQFHGLADDIVQPGSSYDEVIASASEPIVSKRYAVAGRNDRQSRTYEAQLEDGRWLRINERRTRDGGYVSVGTDITDLKQSQTKNAESEQQLRASVAELRLSRRELEHQKQQLVDLAEKYALEKNRAEAANRAKSEFLANISHELRTPLNAIIGFSEVMQQSLFGPLGHEKYGEYARDIYSSGAYLLEVINDILDMSKIEAGRMTLDLGNVDVAEIVQDSMKVVSQAAAERDIALERHGPERFPIQADRRYLKQVFLNLLSNAVKFSRDGGRVDVKLTRSNGQLRIAIKDTGIGIAEAHITKLGTPFEQVENQFSKSHQGSGLGLAISRALVELHGGTLEIKSREGYGTTVTCSLPIRTPRPADVEEPLAQSA, via the coding sequence ATGGGCGCCGATGCCGGCGTCATGCGCGTCACGCTGAACGACGGCACCGATGCTTTGGTGACCGTGCGCAACGTGCCGCGGACCGATGCGCAACTGACCCTCATTCAGCCTGTCGCCAGCGCGCTTGCAGGATGGCGCAGCAGCGCCGTGATCGAAATAGTGCTGCTCGTCTGTGGCGGACTGGTTCTCGCACTGTTCGCAGGTGCGTTCTGGTATCTGACCCCGTTTGGGAAGACGCGGGACTCCGACTCGCTCACGCGCGAACTGACCCAAGCCCTCCCCGGCTGCGGTGTCTGGCGCTGGAACCTGGCGCGCGGCCACGTGGAATGGTCCCCGCCGATGTATGCGCTCTTAGGCCTGGAGCCTTCGTCCGAGATTGTCTCCTACGGGATGCTCGCCGAACGGCTGCATCGAGAGGATGACCTGCGCGCCGAACTCGACCGTCTCATGCGCGAGGGGATCGACCTGTTCGACCAGTGCTTCCGGCTCCGCCATGCCGACGGCCACTGGGCAACGATCCGCCTGCGCGGCCACATCACCCGCGATACGGCAACCGGCGAGCCTTACCTCACGGGCATGGCCGTGCTTGCCGATCCGAACGCCGTCCCGGGCGCTGCCGATGCGAACGCGCGCCTGCGCGACGCCGTCGAGACCATCTCCGAGGCCTTTGTGCTGTGGGACAATCACAACAAGCTGGTGATGTGCAACACCAAGTACCAGCAGTTCCACGGCCTGGCCGACGACATCGTGCAGCCGGGCAGTTCCTACGACGAGGTCATCGCGTCGGCCTCAGAGCCCATCGTCTCCAAACGCTATGCCGTGGCGGGCAGAAACGACCGCCAGTCCCGCACCTACGAAGCCCAGCTGGAAGACGGCCGCTGGCTGCGCATCAATGAGCGCCGCACCCGCGATGGCGGCTATGTGAGCGTCGGCACGGACATCACCGACCTTAAGCAGAGCCAAACGAAGAATGCGGAGAGCGAGCAGCAGCTTCGCGCCTCCGTCGCCGAACTGCGCCTATCGCGCCGCGAACTCGAGCATCAGAAGCAGCAACTCGTCGACTTGGCCGAGAAATACGCATTGGAGAAAAACCGTGCGGAAGCGGCGAACCGGGCCAAGTCCGAATTCCTCGCCAATATCAGCCACGAACTGCGGACTCCGCTGAACGCGATCATCGGCTTCTCGGAAGTCATGCAGCAATCGCTGTTCGGTCCGCTCGGACACGAGAAGTATGGGGAGTATGCGCGCGACATCTATTCCAGCGGCGCCTACCTCCTCGAGGTCATCAACGACATTCTCGACATGTCGAAGATCGAGGCCGGCCGGATGACCCTCGACCTGGGCAATGTGGATGTCGCCGAGATCGTCCAAGACAGCATGAAGGTCGTGAGCCAGGCTGCGGCCGAACGCGACATCGCGCTCGAACGTCACGGGCCGGAGCGCTTCCCTATCCAGGCCGACCGCCGCTACCTGAAACAGGTCTTCCTCAACCTGCTGTCCAACGCCGTGAAGTTCTCGCGCGACGGCGGACGCGTCGACGTCAAGCTGACGCGCAGTAACGGCCAGCTGAGGATCGCCATCAAGGATACGGGGATCGGCATCGCCGAAGCCCACATCACGAAACTCGGCACGCCCTTCGAGCAGGTCGAGAACCAGTTCTCCAAGAGCCATCAAGGCAGCGGCCTGGGCCTCGCCATCTCCCGCGCGTTGGTGGAGCTCCATGGGGGCACGCTCGAGATCAAGAGTCGCGAAGGCTACGGCACGACGGTGACATGTTCTTTGCCGATCCGCACACCACGTCCGGCCGATGTTGAGGAACCGCTGGCGCAGAGCGCCTGA
- a CDS encoding bifunctional [glutamine synthetase] adenylyltransferase/[glutamine synthetase]-adenylyl-L-tyrosine phosphorylase has product MQTLARLAEGAWIDPVAAQELSEAYLFLRRVENRIQMVGDQQTHIIPAEPQELDRLARLCGFADTDAFGDALIARFTCVETHYGALFEKLPQPPSSVSGLLVGDEAEPESVSALQELGFENPGAAIEAIKAWQAGRYPATRSAKARERLTDFLPNLLEAFSRTAQPDLALSTFDKVMANMPAGLQLFSLLAANPSLLRLVADIMGTAPRLAKILARRPLLLDAVLDPGFFGDVPTTAQLKDVVGSTLALATDYEDALDRARIVGREQSFLIGVRVISGTISAELAGEAYAALADTLIQALSDRVGEELVAQHGLLPDGMIAVLAMGKLGGQEMTAASDLDLITVYDYAGDDAKSDGSRSLPGPQYYTRFTQRLISALSAQTAEGALYEVDMRLRPSGSQGPVSTKLSGFIDYQEHSAWVWEHLALTRARVVSGPDSMRETIETTIRGVLTRPRDRAAVAGEVHEMRRKIAAEKGTTDIWNLKQVRGGIVDLEFITQFLQLVSAAERPDVLDQNAEGALSKLAAAGILEPADAELLIPAARLYQSLTQILRLCLDETFTAHDAPQALRDLLARSADMPDFSMLEATLKDTLARVQGAFNRLVS; this is encoded by the coding sequence TTGCAGACGCTTGCCCGGCTTGCCGAAGGCGCATGGATCGATCCCGTGGCGGCACAGGAACTGTCGGAGGCCTATCTGTTTCTGCGCCGGGTCGAAAACCGCATTCAGATGGTGGGCGATCAGCAGACGCACATCATTCCCGCCGAACCGCAAGAACTCGACCGGCTCGCGCGGCTGTGCGGTTTCGCCGACACGGACGCCTTTGGCGATGCGCTGATCGCGCGGTTCACGTGTGTCGAAACGCATTATGGCGCCTTGTTCGAGAAGCTTCCCCAGCCGCCATCGTCCGTTTCCGGTCTTCTCGTTGGGGACGAGGCCGAACCGGAATCCGTCTCCGCGCTCCAGGAGCTCGGTTTCGAGAATCCGGGCGCCGCCATCGAAGCGATCAAGGCCTGGCAGGCCGGCCGCTATCCGGCCACGCGCAGCGCCAAGGCGCGCGAGCGTCTCACCGACTTTCTCCCCAACCTTCTGGAAGCCTTCAGCCGTACCGCTCAGCCCGATCTCGCCCTGTCGACCTTCGACAAGGTGATGGCCAACATGCCGGCGGGGTTGCAGCTGTTTTCGCTTCTCGCCGCCAATCCGAGCCTGTTGCGTCTCGTCGCCGACATCATGGGGACGGCGCCGCGGCTTGCAAAGATCCTCGCGCGCCGTCCTCTGCTCTTGGACGCGGTGCTCGACCCCGGGTTCTTCGGCGACGTGCCTACAACGGCGCAGCTCAAGGACGTCGTCGGCAGCACGTTGGCACTCGCGACAGACTACGAGGACGCGCTCGACCGCGCGCGGATCGTGGGGCGCGAGCAAAGCTTTCTCATCGGCGTTCGGGTGATCTCCGGCACGATCTCGGCGGAACTCGCGGGCGAGGCCTATGCCGCGCTTGCGGACACGCTGATCCAGGCGCTGTCGGACCGCGTCGGCGAGGAACTCGTCGCGCAGCACGGCCTTTTGCCGGACGGCATGATCGCGGTGCTGGCGATGGGCAAGCTCGGCGGCCAGGAGATGACCGCCGCGTCAGATCTCGATCTCATCACCGTCTACGACTATGCGGGGGACGATGCGAAGTCCGACGGCTCCCGAAGCCTTCCCGGTCCTCAATACTACACGCGGTTCACACAGCGGCTGATCTCGGCGCTTTCGGCCCAGACGGCGGAGGGGGCTCTCTACGAAGTCGACATGCGTTTGCGCCCGTCCGGCAGCCAAGGTCCCGTCTCCACCAAGCTGTCGGGCTTCATCGACTATCAAGAACACTCCGCGTGGGTCTGGGAGCATTTGGCGCTGACCCGTGCCCGTGTGGTGTCAGGGCCCGATTCAATGCGCGAGACGATCGAGACGACGATCCGCGGCGTATTGACGAGACCGCGTGACCGGGCAGCCGTCGCCGGCGAGGTGCACGAGATGCGCCGGAAGATTGCCGCCGAGAAGGGGACGACGGACATCTGGAATTTGAAGCAGGTCCGGGGCGGCATCGTGGATCTGGAGTTCATCACGCAGTTCCTCCAGCTCGTCAGCGCGGCCGAACGGCCCGACGTGCTGGATCAGAACGCCGAGGGAGCCTTGTCCAAGCTTGCGGCCGCGGGGATTCTCGAGCCTGCGGACGCGGAACTGCTCATTCCGGCGGCGCGGCTCTATCAATCGCTTACGCAGATCTTGCGGCTCTGTCTTGATGAGACCTTCACCGCCCACGATGCGCCGCAAGCTTTGCGGGATCTGTTGGCGCGGTCTGCCGACATGCCGGATTTCTCGATGTTGGAAGCGACGCTGAAGGATACGCTGGCGCGGGTGCAAGGCGCGTTCAACCGGCTCGTGTCGTGA
- a CDS encoding sensor histidine kinase produces MTALTKLFRTTTFRLSLTYFALFSAAAIIAIVYLYWNTTVLLSRQLNQTIDAELKGLAEQYRAGGRDQLVRIVAQRSRTPGNSLYLVADRNEKQLAGNLSAVSPQLWDSVGPVEFFYSRPAPGGMEQRLAFANVFRLPGGDRLIVGRDIEDRRELSRLIRSTMLWGLGVMAVVGIGGGYWVSRRLLARVDNLSATTRTIMAGDLSRRLPVSGSGDELDRLAQSLNSMLGRIEQLMAGMREVSDNIAHDLKTPLNRLRNRVEEALREPPDETTYRAALERTIEEADGLMKTFNALLSIARLEAARGGDDRDSLDLSAVVGDAAELYEPVAEERGIALKVDLAGNVPVRGNRQLLGQAIANLIDNALKYGLVPPSQANGHASEVVVRTSAHDGLAEIAVCDRGPGRPESERERVLSRFVRLEASRSEPGSGLGLSLVAAVARLHGGTLRLEDNEPGLRVILSLPLENGAQGAKTADRPSPGGELRPT; encoded by the coding sequence GTGACAGCGCTCACTAAACTCTTCCGCACGACGACATTCCGCCTGTCGCTGACCTATTTCGCGCTGTTCAGTGCGGCCGCCATCATCGCCATCGTCTACCTCTACTGGAACACGACGGTTCTGCTGTCGCGTCAGCTCAACCAGACAATCGATGCTGAGCTCAAGGGACTTGCGGAGCAGTACCGGGCAGGCGGGCGCGATCAGCTTGTCAGGATCGTCGCGCAGCGCAGCCGCACGCCGGGCAATAGCCTCTATCTTGTCGCCGACCGGAACGAGAAGCAGCTCGCCGGCAATCTCAGTGCCGTCTCGCCGCAGCTTTGGGATAGCGTGGGGCCGGTCGAGTTCTTCTACAGCCGGCCCGCGCCAGGCGGCATGGAACAGCGGCTCGCTTTTGCCAATGTCTTCCGGCTTCCTGGCGGCGATCGGCTGATCGTGGGCCGTGACATCGAGGACCGGCGGGAGCTGTCGCGGCTGATCCGCTCGACGATGTTGTGGGGGCTCGGCGTCATGGCGGTGGTGGGCATTGGCGGCGGCTACTGGGTCAGCCGGCGTTTGCTGGCGCGGGTCGACAATCTCTCCGCCACCACCCGCACGATCATGGCGGGCGATCTCTCCCGGCGGTTGCCCGTGAGTGGATCGGGCGACGAGCTGGATCGCTTGGCACAGAGCCTCAACTCGATGCTCGGACGTATCGAGCAGCTCATGGCCGGCATGCGTGAAGTTTCCGACAATATCGCGCACGATCTGAAGACGCCTCTCAACCGGCTGCGCAACCGCGTGGAAGAAGCGCTGCGTGAGCCGCCCGACGAGACTACCTATCGTGCGGCCTTGGAACGAACGATCGAAGAAGCCGACGGCCTTATGAAGACGTTCAACGCGCTGCTCTCCATCGCGCGGCTCGAAGCGGCGCGGGGGGGCGACGATCGCGACAGCCTCGATCTGTCCGCCGTTGTGGGCGACGCGGCCGAGCTGTACGAGCCCGTCGCGGAGGAGCGGGGCATCGCCCTCAAGGTGGATCTTGCGGGCAACGTCCCCGTGCGCGGAAACCGGCAGCTATTGGGGCAGGCCATCGCCAATCTCATCGACAATGCGTTGAAATACGGCCTCGTTCCTCCGTCTCAAGCCAATGGTCACGCCTCGGAAGTCGTCGTCCGCACGTCGGCCCATGACGGGCTCGCGGAAATCGCCGTGTGCGACCGCGGGCCGGGGCGTCCGGAGTCCGAACGGGAACGCGTGTTGAGCCGTTTCGTGCGTCTCGAAGCCAGCCGCTCGGAGCCCGGCAGCGGTCTTGGATTGAGCCTTGTCGCGGCGGTGGCGAGACTGCATGGTGGGACCCTGAGGCTCGAGGACAACGAACCCGGCCTCCGCGTTATTCTCAGCCTTCCGCTGGAGAACGGCGCGCAGGGAGCGAAGACGGCTGATAGACCGTCGCCAGGAGGAGAACTGAGGCCGACGTGA
- a CDS encoding response regulator transcription factor, whose translation MRVLVIEDDQETAAFLKRALKESGHMAEHAADGEAGLEFAKANAYDVLIVDRMLPKLDGLDVIRALRTDEIHTPALILSALGEVDDRVKGLRAGGDDYLTKPYAFSELLARIEVLARRTSPEEGATRLSVGDLVLDRLSHKVTRAARRILLQPREFRLLEYLMKHAGQVVTRTMLLENVWDYHFDPQTNVIDVHISRLRSKIDKNFEQPLLHTVRGAGYTIRDSAH comes from the coding sequence ATGCGGGTCCTGGTTATCGAGGACGACCAAGAAACGGCGGCGTTTCTCAAGCGGGCGCTCAAAGAGTCGGGACATATGGCCGAGCACGCCGCCGATGGCGAGGCCGGCCTCGAGTTCGCCAAAGCCAATGCTTATGACGTGCTCATCGTCGATCGCATGCTGCCGAAACTGGACGGCCTCGATGTCATCAGGGCGTTGCGGACGGACGAGATCCATACGCCGGCTCTGATCCTGTCGGCGCTGGGAGAGGTCGACGACCGGGTCAAAGGATTGCGGGCCGGCGGCGACGACTATCTCACCAAGCCCTATGCCTTCAGCGAGCTCCTGGCCCGCATTGAGGTACTGGCACGGCGCACTTCTCCGGAAGAGGGGGCGACGCGGCTTTCCGTCGGCGATCTCGTTCTGGACCGTCTATCCCACAAGGTGACCCGCGCGGCGAGGCGAATTCTGCTGCAGCCGCGGGAGTTTCGTCTGCTCGAATATTTGATGAAGCACGCGGGGCAGGTGGTCACACGCACCATGCTGCTCGAGAACGTGTGGGACTATCATTTCGACCCACAGACCAATGTCATCGACGTTCACATCTCAAGGCTCCGGTCGAAGATCGATAAGAACTTCGAACAGCCGCTCCTTCATACGGTTCGCGGCGCCGGTTACACGATCCGTGACAGCGCTCACTAA
- a CDS encoding Do family serine endopeptidase has product MTPDTNPAANESKRPRKLARRPVLLAATALVAAGAIGLSFNPSVPVAVAETAQTQQTIETPYGRAPLSFADLVQKVKPAVVSINVKGEITTAENDDSPIPGLPDVPEDNPLHDFFNQFRKGMPKPPSKHSPSLAQGSGFFISDDGFIVTNNHVVEDADDITVTMEDGEKFEAKLIGTDPRTDLALVKVTEDTDKKFPYVNLSEKDPRVGDWVLAVGNPFGLGGTVTAGIISAHNRDIGSGPYDYLQIDAAVNRGNSGGPSFDLDGNVIGVNTAIFSPSGGNVGIAFAVPAALVKQVVQDLQDDGSVDRGWLGVVIQNVNDDIADSVGLTEPKGAMITKVTEDGPASKEDIKAGDVIIEVNGSEVKDSRDLARKIADLEPDSSVKLAIVRYGDKREVDMTLGSFPSAKKLASLQKEEPADQSEQMEKLGLSLAPAATIPGAGKEGVVITEVDSDSDAADKGLKPGDIILQVAGVDVSTPGDVAKGLAKATESAKGDKDKVKVLMQVKTGDQSRFVALTQKKG; this is encoded by the coding sequence ATGACACCTGATACGAACCCAGCAGCGAACGAGAGCAAGCGGCCGCGGAAACTCGCTCGGAGGCCTGTGCTCCTCGCCGCAACCGCGCTGGTCGCCGCAGGGGCGATCGGCCTTTCGTTCAACCCGAGTGTGCCGGTGGCGGTTGCAGAAACCGCCCAGACGCAGCAGACGATCGAGACGCCCTATGGCCGAGCGCCGCTCTCCTTTGCCGATCTCGTGCAGAAGGTGAAGCCCGCCGTTGTCAGCATCAACGTGAAGGGCGAGATCACCACTGCGGAGAACGACGATTCTCCCATTCCCGGCCTTCCGGACGTGCCGGAAGACAATCCCTTGCATGACTTCTTCAATCAGTTCCGCAAGGGCATGCCGAAGCCGCCGTCCAAGCATAGCCCGAGCCTTGCTCAGGGTTCCGGCTTCTTCATTTCCGACGACGGTTTCATCGTCACCAACAATCACGTTGTTGAAGACGCCGACGACATCACCGTCACGATGGAAGACGGCGAAAAGTTCGAAGCGAAGCTGATCGGAACCGATCCGCGCACGGACCTTGCACTCGTCAAGGTGACGGAGGATACGGACAAGAAGTTCCCTTACGTCAATCTGTCCGAGAAGGATCCGCGCGTTGGCGATTGGGTGCTTGCGGTCGGCAATCCGTTTGGCCTTGGCGGCACTGTGACGGCCGGCATTATCTCGGCGCACAACCGCGACATCGGTTCGGGACCGTATGATTACCTCCAGATCGATGCCGCCGTGAACCGCGGCAATTCCGGAGGCCCGAGCTTCGACCTCGATGGCAATGTGATCGGTGTGAACACGGCGATCTTCTCGCCGTCCGGCGGCAATGTTGGTATTGCGTTTGCCGTTCCGGCCGCTCTCGTGAAGCAGGTGGTCCAAGATCTGCAGGACGACGGCAGCGTCGATCGCGGCTGGCTCGGTGTCGTTATTCAGAACGTGAACGACGACATTGCGGACTCGGTCGGACTGACCGAGCCGAAGGGCGCCATGATCACCAAGGTGACCGAGGACGGTCCTGCGTCCAAGGAGGACATCAAGGCCGGCGACGTCATCATCGAAGTGAATGGCAGCGAGGTGAAGGACTCGCGCGACCTTGCCCGCAAGATCGCTGATCTCGAACCCGACTCCAGCGTGAAACTCGCGATTGTCCGCTACGGCGACAAGCGTGAAGTCGACATGACGCTCGGCTCGTTCCCGAGCGCCAAGAAGCTGGCCTCGCTCCAGAAGGAAGAGCCCGCCGATCAGAGCGAGCAGATGGAGAAGCTCGGCCTGTCGCTCGCACCGGCAGCCACCATTCCGGGTGCGGGCAAGGAGGGTGTCGTGATTACGGAGGTCGACTCCGATAGCGATGCCGCCGACAAGGGCTTGAAGCCGGGCGACATCATTCTTCAGGTCGCAGGCGTGGACGTCTCGACGCCGGGCGATGTCGCGAAAGGCCTCGCCAAGGCGACCGAGTCCGCCAAAGGAGACAAGGACAAGGTCAAGGTCCTGATGCAGGTCAAGACCGGCGACCAGTCCCGCTTTGTCGCGCTTACCCAGAAGAAGGGATAA
- a CDS encoding cytochrome c-type biogenesis protein, which produces MRFRASLLAAFFAVFALGVPSLHAVQPDEVLDDPALEARARALSAGLRCLVCQNQSIDDSDAPLAKDLRVLVRERLKAGDSDDEIIAFVVSRYGEFVLLKPRFTPHTWLLWLATPFVLLLAIVGILYGYIRRATTSAPPPDLTKSEREQLDRLLDADAPKAADKT; this is translated from the coding sequence ATGCGCTTCCGTGCCTCTCTGCTCGCCGCGTTCTTCGCCGTTTTCGCTCTGGGCGTGCCGAGCCTCCATGCGGTGCAGCCGGACGAGGTCCTGGACGATCCGGCGCTGGAAGCGCGGGCGCGGGCGCTGTCGGCAGGCTTGCGCTGCCTCGTCTGCCAGAATCAGTCGATCGACGATTCCGATGCGCCCTTGGCCAAGGATCTGCGTGTGCTTGTGCGCGAACGGCTCAAGGCGGGAGACAGCGATGACGAGATCATCGCCTTCGTGGTGTCGCGTTACGGCGAGTTCGTGCTGCTGAAACCCCGGTTCACGCCCCACACCTGGCTGTTGTGGCTGGCGACGCCGTTTGTGCTGCTCCTCGCCATCGTCGGCATCCTCTACGGCTACATCCGCCGGGCCACCACTTCAGCGCCGCCGCCGGACCTGACCAAGAGCGAGCGGGAGCAGTTGGACCGGCTCCTGGATGCGGACGCACCGAAAGCGGCCGATAAGACGTAA